From a region of the Osmia lignaria lignaria isolate PbOS001 chromosome 1, iyOsmLign1, whole genome shotgun sequence genome:
- the spri gene encoding src homology 2 domain-containing protein sprint isoform X9 — translation MTSLIQRDCGPPKKRESTSSNASSYLLLLNSLATDLDCMLSELCTTPNSYERSDVFLEPYLQQHGTVQVVSSPSTPPPNPLQHHQLTQLHHVQSEESLSSEGSATSAGSSSTTEDSGSEVACDITLIERLIRSHPIWFLPGIQRAGAFHLLQGKEEGNFVVRQSSQSDTMALSVRLPAGKGPYIEHYLIQANKGKLSLETSENRFDNIPSLIAHYSQCCDELPVQLTLPRAMRDAKNRQQLSSLALLGQEFWRYPMANPKPPESSSSNTSSLSSFRGGNNNLNNNNNNVHTPTTESIVLNLAPISSHDTRSSSPTTVVTTFASSLPRQPRPTPPNTLNLTTFNEPLDVKKEKISPGDKLSQKLISPNLVQSVRCPSPVVHNVESNVLSPVQDTRIISFDAKNSAETSKSTIIESSRSRFHQNVSTFNNLPCTTSPVLPEIRNIIAENHSVGQIVKTPPPPPPRWAKPGFGQSQNNFMVTTTVTFNVNQTTDVSSSQNTPSDPNTSLLSPQSATSNKSLTSNFSMKSPLSPTTPVLSPMSKLVPNPGSKTPNVLSPTTPSSTSKSKRRRDREARKNSQHYQESDILESYYRSSPGDKISDYEDIWNTTDQSNQSTWSPNDKLARNDVSANPHDRLRNSNDRLMVQERIANPAERNFNERLPTNEQLIVRNDRMIVRNDKSIGNEKLSYKEITSPEFSSFKPVQETKPTEQSNGSPEETGMGRRPDLLSRVSGSANSLNSPSTVTPPRNKLGLMLAKSESNSPLTPESKQGSPFYAEPADAIAQSAAIIPRRRPRNNPATNKYRHSEPGWLQTPITGNPNQLHPIDWEETEETEDKTPLISSSVDNLAKRLSTKEVKKIPRAKPVQPPKIRTKVFNDTSWAVDSSWEFIGNEADDCEPDYDCDADYEGDNVARKFPDEECDRDVVGNTLTVQSIIRQRYPELLKPPDTSESLYSDRNSSYDNVEKRNEREDTGDTRKDQTYDSSEWETPLETDESDVEKIKRNKSFKERLDPLLSPPRLQALRNRDTCGTGATIRSYALQLAADKTTTFSQNIDNFIQCTKEGKEASPHVVMRNMRQFMSGMKNYLVKHGEREFEKEVEKERLKLKPNEFLNLDAILEGVMMGLVVRPLREHVYRLFVEHYATTGSLQTLAESIQHAQGKHVQDLGVRPKIIPPSEPSLERILKYIDRLQKADSPLDKLENLLAAISAIFNSVKHANSGRHVTLGADDLLPLLVWVLVRGKVVDAEVEAEYMWGLLHPSLLTGEGGYYLTTLSSAVHVLKTFKSSQGTMSTLNGCGTPDCSSVLRILVPDELHGSLNTRTLPVRPNMNTREICRILAHKIRCTNPQDYGLFKLVQGEETLLGDHECPQELSHCLFAYKRIDAKIAWPKTSS, via the exons GAGCGACGTCTTCCTGGAACCGTATCTGCAACAGCATGGAACCGTCCAGGTTGTCAGCTCGCCTAGCACGCCTCCGCCAAACCCGCTTCAGCATCATCAGCTTACGCAGCTACATCATGTACAG AGCGAGGAGTCGCTCTCCTCGGAGGGTTCGGCCACCTCGGCTGGATCTTCGAGCACCACAGAAGATTCTGGCAGCGAGGTCGCCTGTGACATTACTCTGATCGAGAGGCTAATACGCTCTCATCCGATCTGGTTCCTTCCTGGCATCCAAAGAGCCGGTGCTTTCCACTTGTTGCAAGGCAAAGAGGAAGGG AATTTCGTGGTTCGACAATCGAGTCAGAGCGACACGATGGCCCTGTCTGTAAGACTGCCAGCAGGAAAAGGGCCGTACATCGAACACTACCTGATCCAAGCCAACAAGGGGAAGTTGAGCTTGGAAACTAGCGAGAACAGGTTCGACAACATCCCCTCGTTAATCGCCCACTATTCTCAGTGCTG CGACGAATTGCCAGTTCAATTGACACTGCCAAGGGCGATGCGCGATGCCAAGAATAGGCAGCAACTCTCCTCCCTGGCTCTTCTGGGTCAGGAATTCTGGAGATACCCGATGGCGAACCCGAAACCGCCGgagagcagcagcagcaacacctCCAGCTTGAGCAGTTTTCGCGGTG GTAATAATAATctgaacaataataataacaatgttcATACACCAACGACGGAGAGCATCGTACTGAATCTTGCGCCGATCTCGTCGCACGACACAC GAAGCTCGTCGCCGACAACCGTCGTCACGACGTTCGCGTCGTCGCTGCCCCGTCAGCCGCGACCGACGCCCCCCAACACTCTGAACCTGACGACGTTCAACGAGCCATTGGACGTGAAGAAAGAGAAGATCTCGCCCGGTGACAAGCTCTCTCAGAAATTGATTTCCCCGAATCTGGTGCAAAGCGTTCGTTGCCCATCGCCGGTGGTTCATAACGTGGAGAGCAACGTGTTGAGCCCAGTCCAGGACACAAGGATTATCAGTTTCGATGCGAAGAATTCAGCCGAGACTTCCAAGTCAACGATCATCGAATCGTCCAGGAGCAGATTCCATCAGAACGTGTCGACTTTTAATAATCTGCCATGCACCACGTCGCCTGTGTTGCCGGAGATCAGGAACATCATAGCTGAGAACCATTCGGTTGGACAGATTGTTAAAACTCCACCGCCCCCGCCTCCTAGGTGGGCCAAGCCGGGATTTGGTCAGAGTCAGAATAATTTCATGGTGACCACCACGGTGACGTTCAATGTGAATCAGACGACTGACGTCAGCAGCTCGCAG AATACCCCATCAGATCCAAACACGTCTCTGCTGAGTCCCCAAAGCGCTACCTCGAACAAATCCCTTACCTCCAATTTCTCCATGAAGTCTCCCCTGTCTCCAACGACCCCAGTTCTCTCCCCGATGTCGAAGCTAGTCCCAAACCCCGGATCGAAAACCCCCAACGTCCTTTCCCCGACCACGCCATCGAGTACGAGTAAATCGAAGCGAAGACGCGATCGGGAAGCTCGGAAGAACTCTCAGCATTATCAGGAATCGGACATCCTTGAATCCTACTACCGAAGTTCCCCCGGCGACAAGATTTCCGACTACGAGGACATATGGAACACGACTGACCAATCGAACCAGTCGACCTGGTCGCCGAACGACAAACTGGCGAGGAACGACGTCTCGGCGAATCCTCATGATAGACTGAGGAACTCGAACGACCGACTAATGGTTCAGGAGAGAATTGCAAATCCGGCCGAAAGGAACTTCAACGAGCGATTACCTACGAACGAGCAGCTGATCGTTAGAAACGACAGGATGATCGTGAGGAACGACAAGTCGATCGGCAACGAGAAGTTAAGTTACAAAGAGATAACCAGCCCTGAGTTCAGTAGCTTCAAGCCTGTCCAGGAGACGAAGCCCACTGAACAGAGCAACGGTTCGCCGGAAGAGACGGGAATGGGAAGGAGACCTGATTTATTGTCACGAGTTT CAGGCAGTGCGAATTCCTTGAACAGTCCAAGCACAGTGACACCTCCCAGGAACAAACTAGGCCTGATGCTGGCGAAATCAGAGAGCAATAGCCCATTGACACCGGAGTCCAAGCAGGGTAGCCCTTTCTACGCGGAACCAGCGGACGCGATCGCTCAGAGTGCGGCAATTATACCCAGAAGACGACCCAGGAACAACCCAGCAACGAATAAATATCGACATAGCGAGCCAGGTTGGCTGCAGACACCGATTACCGGTAATCCTAATCAACTTCATCCCATCGACTGGGAGGAGACGGAGGAGACAGAGGATAAGACCCCTCTGATCTCCTCCTCTGTTGACAACCTGGCCAAAAGACTCAGCACCAAAGAGGTGAAGAAAATCCCACGCGCCAAACCGGTGCAACCACCAAAGATCAGGACGAAGGTGTTCAATGATACCTCATGGGCTGTGGACTCAAGCTGGGAGTTCATTG GCAACGAAGCAGACGACTGCGAGCCGGATTACGACTGTGATGCGGATTACGAGGGTGATAACGTGGCTAGAAAGTTTCCGGACGAGGAGTGTGACAGGGACGTTGTTGGGAACACTTTGACCGTTCAGAGTATCATCCGCCAACG GTACCCAGAGCTGTTGAAACCACCGGACACGTCGGAGTCGCTTTACAGCGACAGGAACTCCTCGTACGACAACGTGGAGAAGAGGAACGAGAGGGAAGACACAGGAGACACCAGAAAGGACCAAACTTACGATTCTTCCGAATGGGAGACGCCCTTGGAGACTGATGAAAGCGACGTGGAGAAGATAAAGAGGAACAAGAGCTTCAAGGAGCGCCTTGATCCCCTTCTTT CTCCTCCAAGGCTGCAAGCACTGAGGAACCGAGACACCTGTGGCACAGGGGCGACGATCAGGTCGTATGCCCTGCAATTAGCAGCAGACAAGACAACCACCTTCTCCCAGAACATTGATAATTTCATCCAGTGCACAAAAGAGGGCAAAGAGGCAAGCCCTCATGTAGTCATGAGGAACATGCGTCAGTTCATGTCAGGGATGAAGAATTACCTGGTAAAGCATGGTGAAAGGGAATTTGAAAAGGAAGTGGAGAAGGAGAGACTGAAACTGAAACCAAACGAGTTTCTAAATTTGGATGCCATCCTGGAGGGTGTTATGATGGGTCTGGTTGTCAGGCCACTCAGGGAACACGTTTACAGACTGTTCGTGGAACATTATGCCACAACTGGGTCACTGCAGACCCTTGCGGAGAGCATACAACATGCCCAGGGGAAACACGTTCAGGATCTTGGTGTTAGA CCAAAGATCATCCCACCGTCAGAGCCGAGTTTAGAGAGGATCCTGAAGTACATTGACCGACTTCAGAAAGCTGATTCCCCTCTGGACAAGTTAGAAAACCTTCTGGCAGCCATTTCAGCGATCTTCAATTCT GTAAAGCATGCGAATTCCGGTCGACACGTGACCCTGGGTGCGGATGACCTTCTACCTCTTCTAGTTTGGGTGTTAGTTCGTGGAAAGGTGGTGGACGCTGAAGTGGAGGCCGAGTATATGTGGGGGTTGCTTCATCCCTCTCTTCTCACAGGCGAAGGGGGATACTATTTGACAACGTTGTCCAGCGCTGTTCATGTTTTGAAGACGTTCAAGTCCAGCCAGGGAACGATGTCCACGTTAAAC GGTTGTGGAACACCAGACTGTTCGTCCGTACTACGGATTTTAGTACCAGATGAACTTCATGGATCCCTGAACACCAGAACGCTGCCTGTGCGACCGAATATGAACACCAGAGAGATATGTCGCATTCTCGCGCATAAGATAAGGTGTACCAATCCTCAGGACTATGGTTTGTTCAAGTTAGTCCAAGGAGAAG AAACCTTACTGGGCGACCACGAGTGTCCGCAAGAGCTCTCTCACTGCCTTTTCGCTTACAAGCGAATCGACGCGAAGATAGCCTGGCCGAAAACCAGTTCTTAA
- the spri gene encoding src homology 2 domain-containing protein sprint isoform X8, translated as MTSLIQRDCGPPKKRESTSSNASSYLLLLNSLATDLDCMLSELCTTPNSYERSDVFLEPYLQQHGTVQVVSSPSTPPPNPLQHHQLTQLHHVQSEESLSSEGSATSAGSSSTTEDSGSEVACDITLIERLIRSHPIWFLPGIQRAGAFHLLQGKEEGNFVVRQSSQSDTMALSVRLPAGKGPYIEHYLIQANKGKLSLETSENRFDNIPSLIAHYSQCCDELPVQLTLPRAMRDAKNRQQLSSLALLGQEFWRYPMANPKPPESSSSNTSSLSSFRGGNNNLNNNNNNVHTPTTESIVLNLAPISSHDTRSSSPTTVVTTFASSLPRQPRPTPPNTLNLTTFNEPLDVKKEKISPGDKLSQKLISPNLVQSVRCPSPVVHNVESNVLSPVQDTRIISFDAKNSAETSKSTIIESSRSRFHQNVSTFNNLPCTTSPVLPEIRNIIAENHSVGQIVKTPPPPPPRWAKPGFGQSQNNFMVTTTVTFNVNQTTDVSSSQQNTPSDPNTSLLSPQSATSNKSLTSNFSMKSPLSPTTPVLSPMSKLVPNPGSKTPNVLSPTTPSSTSKSKRRRDREARKNSQHYQESDILESYYRSSPGDKISDYEDIWNTTDQSNQSTWSPNDKLARNDVSANPHDRLRNSNDRLMVQERIANPAERNFNERLPTNEQLIVRNDRMIVRNDKSIGNEKLSYKEITSPEFSSFKPVQETKPTEQSNGSPEETGMGRRPDLLSRVSGSANSLNSPSTVTPPRNKLGLMLAKSESNSPLTPESKQGSPFYAEPADAIAQSAAIIPRRRPRNNPATNKYRHSEPGWLQTPITGNPNQLHPIDWEETEETEDKTPLISSSVDNLAKRLSTKEVKKIPRAKPVQPPKIRTKVFNDTSWAVDSSWEFIGNEADDCEPDYDCDADYEGDNVARKFPDEECDRDVVGNTLTVQSIIRQRYPELLKPPDTSESLYSDRNSSYDNVEKRNEREDTGDTRKDQTYDSSEWETPLETDESDVEKIKRNKSFKERLDPLLSPPRLQALRNRDTCGTGATIRSYALQLAADKTTTFSQNIDNFIQCTKEGKEASPHVVMRNMRQFMSGMKNYLVKHGEREFEKEVEKERLKLKPNEFLNLDAILEGVMMGLVVRPLREHVYRLFVEHYATTGSLQTLAESIQHAQGKHVQDLGVRPKIIPPSEPSLERILKYIDRLQKADSPLDKLENLLAAISAIFNSVKHANSGRHVTLGADDLLPLLVWVLVRGKVVDAEVEAEYMWGLLHPSLLTGEGGYYLTTLSSAVHVLKTFKSSQGTMSTLNGCGTPDCSSVLRILVPDELHGSLNTRTLPVRPNMNTREICRILAHKIRCTNPQDYGLFKLVQGEETLLGDHECPQELSHCLFAYKRIDAKIAWPKTSS; from the exons GAGCGACGTCTTCCTGGAACCGTATCTGCAACAGCATGGAACCGTCCAGGTTGTCAGCTCGCCTAGCACGCCTCCGCCAAACCCGCTTCAGCATCATCAGCTTACGCAGCTACATCATGTACAG AGCGAGGAGTCGCTCTCCTCGGAGGGTTCGGCCACCTCGGCTGGATCTTCGAGCACCACAGAAGATTCTGGCAGCGAGGTCGCCTGTGACATTACTCTGATCGAGAGGCTAATACGCTCTCATCCGATCTGGTTCCTTCCTGGCATCCAAAGAGCCGGTGCTTTCCACTTGTTGCAAGGCAAAGAGGAAGGG AATTTCGTGGTTCGACAATCGAGTCAGAGCGACACGATGGCCCTGTCTGTAAGACTGCCAGCAGGAAAAGGGCCGTACATCGAACACTACCTGATCCAAGCCAACAAGGGGAAGTTGAGCTTGGAAACTAGCGAGAACAGGTTCGACAACATCCCCTCGTTAATCGCCCACTATTCTCAGTGCTG CGACGAATTGCCAGTTCAATTGACACTGCCAAGGGCGATGCGCGATGCCAAGAATAGGCAGCAACTCTCCTCCCTGGCTCTTCTGGGTCAGGAATTCTGGAGATACCCGATGGCGAACCCGAAACCGCCGgagagcagcagcagcaacacctCCAGCTTGAGCAGTTTTCGCGGTG GTAATAATAATctgaacaataataataacaatgttcATACACCAACGACGGAGAGCATCGTACTGAATCTTGCGCCGATCTCGTCGCACGACACAC GAAGCTCGTCGCCGACAACCGTCGTCACGACGTTCGCGTCGTCGCTGCCCCGTCAGCCGCGACCGACGCCCCCCAACACTCTGAACCTGACGACGTTCAACGAGCCATTGGACGTGAAGAAAGAGAAGATCTCGCCCGGTGACAAGCTCTCTCAGAAATTGATTTCCCCGAATCTGGTGCAAAGCGTTCGTTGCCCATCGCCGGTGGTTCATAACGTGGAGAGCAACGTGTTGAGCCCAGTCCAGGACACAAGGATTATCAGTTTCGATGCGAAGAATTCAGCCGAGACTTCCAAGTCAACGATCATCGAATCGTCCAGGAGCAGATTCCATCAGAACGTGTCGACTTTTAATAATCTGCCATGCACCACGTCGCCTGTGTTGCCGGAGATCAGGAACATCATAGCTGAGAACCATTCGGTTGGACAGATTGTTAAAACTCCACCGCCCCCGCCTCCTAGGTGGGCCAAGCCGGGATTTGGTCAGAGTCAGAATAATTTCATGGTGACCACCACGGTGACGTTCAATGTGAATCAGACGACTGACGTCAGCAGCTCGCAG CAGAATACCCCATCAGATCCAAACACGTCTCTGCTGAGTCCCCAAAGCGCTACCTCGAACAAATCCCTTACCTCCAATTTCTCCATGAAGTCTCCCCTGTCTCCAACGACCCCAGTTCTCTCCCCGATGTCGAAGCTAGTCCCAAACCCCGGATCGAAAACCCCCAACGTCCTTTCCCCGACCACGCCATCGAGTACGAGTAAATCGAAGCGAAGACGCGATCGGGAAGCTCGGAAGAACTCTCAGCATTATCAGGAATCGGACATCCTTGAATCCTACTACCGAAGTTCCCCCGGCGACAAGATTTCCGACTACGAGGACATATGGAACACGACTGACCAATCGAACCAGTCGACCTGGTCGCCGAACGACAAACTGGCGAGGAACGACGTCTCGGCGAATCCTCATGATAGACTGAGGAACTCGAACGACCGACTAATGGTTCAGGAGAGAATTGCAAATCCGGCCGAAAGGAACTTCAACGAGCGATTACCTACGAACGAGCAGCTGATCGTTAGAAACGACAGGATGATCGTGAGGAACGACAAGTCGATCGGCAACGAGAAGTTAAGTTACAAAGAGATAACCAGCCCTGAGTTCAGTAGCTTCAAGCCTGTCCAGGAGACGAAGCCCACTGAACAGAGCAACGGTTCGCCGGAAGAGACGGGAATGGGAAGGAGACCTGATTTATTGTCACGAGTTT CAGGCAGTGCGAATTCCTTGAACAGTCCAAGCACAGTGACACCTCCCAGGAACAAACTAGGCCTGATGCTGGCGAAATCAGAGAGCAATAGCCCATTGACACCGGAGTCCAAGCAGGGTAGCCCTTTCTACGCGGAACCAGCGGACGCGATCGCTCAGAGTGCGGCAATTATACCCAGAAGACGACCCAGGAACAACCCAGCAACGAATAAATATCGACATAGCGAGCCAGGTTGGCTGCAGACACCGATTACCGGTAATCCTAATCAACTTCATCCCATCGACTGGGAGGAGACGGAGGAGACAGAGGATAAGACCCCTCTGATCTCCTCCTCTGTTGACAACCTGGCCAAAAGACTCAGCACCAAAGAGGTGAAGAAAATCCCACGCGCCAAACCGGTGCAACCACCAAAGATCAGGACGAAGGTGTTCAATGATACCTCATGGGCTGTGGACTCAAGCTGGGAGTTCATTG GCAACGAAGCAGACGACTGCGAGCCGGATTACGACTGTGATGCGGATTACGAGGGTGATAACGTGGCTAGAAAGTTTCCGGACGAGGAGTGTGACAGGGACGTTGTTGGGAACACTTTGACCGTTCAGAGTATCATCCGCCAACG GTACCCAGAGCTGTTGAAACCACCGGACACGTCGGAGTCGCTTTACAGCGACAGGAACTCCTCGTACGACAACGTGGAGAAGAGGAACGAGAGGGAAGACACAGGAGACACCAGAAAGGACCAAACTTACGATTCTTCCGAATGGGAGACGCCCTTGGAGACTGATGAAAGCGACGTGGAGAAGATAAAGAGGAACAAGAGCTTCAAGGAGCGCCTTGATCCCCTTCTTT CTCCTCCAAGGCTGCAAGCACTGAGGAACCGAGACACCTGTGGCACAGGGGCGACGATCAGGTCGTATGCCCTGCAATTAGCAGCAGACAAGACAACCACCTTCTCCCAGAACATTGATAATTTCATCCAGTGCACAAAAGAGGGCAAAGAGGCAAGCCCTCATGTAGTCATGAGGAACATGCGTCAGTTCATGTCAGGGATGAAGAATTACCTGGTAAAGCATGGTGAAAGGGAATTTGAAAAGGAAGTGGAGAAGGAGAGACTGAAACTGAAACCAAACGAGTTTCTAAATTTGGATGCCATCCTGGAGGGTGTTATGATGGGTCTGGTTGTCAGGCCACTCAGGGAACACGTTTACAGACTGTTCGTGGAACATTATGCCACAACTGGGTCACTGCAGACCCTTGCGGAGAGCATACAACATGCCCAGGGGAAACACGTTCAGGATCTTGGTGTTAGA CCAAAGATCATCCCACCGTCAGAGCCGAGTTTAGAGAGGATCCTGAAGTACATTGACCGACTTCAGAAAGCTGATTCCCCTCTGGACAAGTTAGAAAACCTTCTGGCAGCCATTTCAGCGATCTTCAATTCT GTAAAGCATGCGAATTCCGGTCGACACGTGACCCTGGGTGCGGATGACCTTCTACCTCTTCTAGTTTGGGTGTTAGTTCGTGGAAAGGTGGTGGACGCTGAAGTGGAGGCCGAGTATATGTGGGGGTTGCTTCATCCCTCTCTTCTCACAGGCGAAGGGGGATACTATTTGACAACGTTGTCCAGCGCTGTTCATGTTTTGAAGACGTTCAAGTCCAGCCAGGGAACGATGTCCACGTTAAAC GGTTGTGGAACACCAGACTGTTCGTCCGTACTACGGATTTTAGTACCAGATGAACTTCATGGATCCCTGAACACCAGAACGCTGCCTGTGCGACCGAATATGAACACCAGAGAGATATGTCGCATTCTCGCGCATAAGATAAGGTGTACCAATCCTCAGGACTATGGTTTGTTCAAGTTAGTCCAAGGAGAAG AAACCTTACTGGGCGACCACGAGTGTCCGCAAGAGCTCTCTCACTGCCTTTTCGCTTACAAGCGAATCGACGCGAAGATAGCCTGGCCGAAAACCAGTTCTTAA